In Chitinispirillales bacterium ANBcel5, one genomic interval encodes:
- a CDS encoding PEP-CTERM sorting domain-containing protein (PEP-CTERM proteins occur, often in large numbers, in the proteomes of bacteria that also encode an exosortase, a predicted intramembrane cysteine proteinase. The presence of a PEP-CTERM domain at a protein's C-terminus predicts cleavage within the sorting domain, followed by covalent anchoring to some some component of the (usually Gram-negative) cell surface. Many PEP-CTERM proteins exhibit an unusual sequence composition that includes large numbers of potential glycosylation sites. Expression of one such protein has been shown restore the ability of a bacterium to form floc, a type of biofilm.) translates to MFKKTMYTVSIALLVLVSASVAHEPDPFLDRVHSSGRTEFELEKLWTGVQFGSGGGNVSTVLESVEYMSMVTGAGQQNIEFGSGDGSIWNSIPARASANVFNYSVSDQFISTTNAIPSSLSPGAYSGLSVGSFVYTIEAENITTIDLKMGGGQIASTTIRGRAQGEAQVMSSFALYDEQDPLFPVLLDSDTRSLSAQLNRPGTIIRRWYGDFNVGYEFAQPFSGTLVLTGGFSNFSTGTVPYAAAPEPTLIISLGASLIGLFALRKKREEC, encoded by the coding sequence ATGTTTAAGAAAACAATGTATACTGTATCTATCGCACTTTTAGTGTTAGTTAGTGCTTCTGTGGCACATGAACCTGATCCCTTTCTCGATAGAGTACATTCCAGTGGACGTACAGAATTTGAACTGGAGAAACTATGGACTGGTGTACAGTTTGGAAGTGGTGGTGGAAATGTGAGTACAGTTTTGGAATCTGTAGAATACATGTCTATGGTAACCGGAGCGGGGCAGCAAAATATCGAATTTGGATCAGGCGATGGTTCGATTTGGAATTCCATCCCAGCCAGAGCATCTGCTAATGTATTTAATTATTCTGTAAGTGATCAGTTCATCTCCACCACCAATGCAATACCGTCATCCCTGTCACCTGGGGCCTATTCTGGTCTGAGTGTGGGAAGTTTCGTTTACACTATCGAGGCTGAGAATATCACAACTATTGATCTTAAAATGGGCGGTGGCCAAATTGCAAGCACCACTATCAGGGGGCGCGCACAAGGTGAGGCACAGGTTATGAGTTCATTTGCGCTGTATGATGAGCAGGATCCTCTTTTCCCCGTTCTTCTTGATTCAGATACCAGATCACTTTCTGCTCAATTGAACAGACCTGGAACTATTATAAGGCGATGGTATGGGGACTTTAATGTGGGGTACGAATTTGCCCAACCCTTTTCAGGCACCTTGGTTCTTACCGGTGGTTTTTCAAATTTCTCCACAGGTACTGTTCCATATGCTGCCGCACCTGAGCCCACTCTGATTATTTCCCTTGGTGCTTCATTAATTGGACTATTTGCTTTAAGGAAAAAAAGAGAAGAATGTTAA
- a CDS encoding LemA family protein, which yields MNGKKKILIGIGAAVAALMIFVMILGGSAIGWRNRLVELEESVRRSWANVENQMQRRMDLVPNLVETVRGYADHESDVLTRVTEARASVAGAGSPQEMIDANQELTSALSRLMVVVENYPDLKANQNFIALQDELAGTENRLAVERRRYNEAVGKFNGTRRKIPYSFFAANFPQAAYFEAAPEASEVPEVSF from the coding sequence ATGAACGGAAAAAAGAAAATCCTTATTGGTATAGGTGCTGCCGTTGCCGCACTTATGATCTTTGTTATGATATTAGGTGGAAGTGCTATAGGGTGGCGCAACCGCCTTGTAGAGCTTGAGGAATCGGTGAGAAGATCCTGGGCTAATGTGGAAAACCAGATGCAGCGAAGAATGGATCTGGTACCAAACCTGGTTGAGACTGTGCGAGGATATGCAGATCACGAAAGTGATGTTCTCACCAGAGTGACTGAAGCACGGGCAAGTGTTGCTGGTGCCGGTTCGCCACAGGAGATGATTGATGCTAATCAGGAGTTGACTTCAGCACTCTCGCGCCTTATGGTTGTAGTGGAAAATTATCCGGACCTTAAAGCTAACCAGAACTTCATTGCACTACAGGATGAGTTGGCCGGAACAGAGAACAGACTTGCTGTTGAACGCAGACGCTACAATGAAGCAGTGGGGAAATTTAATGGCACCCGTAGGAAAATCCCTTACAGTTTTTTTGCCGCCAATTTTCCGCAAGCCGCTTACTTTGAAGCTGCCCCCGAGGCAAGTGAAGTACCGGAAGTGTCCTTTTAA
- a CDS encoding nucleotidyltransferase domain-containing protein, whose amino-acid sequence MKNIVDPVEYSKTAVEPYKSLYGEDLISVILYGSAAGGDFDPKKSDINLLIVLSSMDVELVAKSSDLQAKLLRQRFSTPFIMDKEYITNSLDSYPIEFLDMKGCYRVIYGEDVLETVSPQKEHLRIQVERELKGKWLHLLQEFPYARKNGKSLLQLTSLSLKAYAPIFRGLLMLKGEKVPFNRNELFKAIESAYEISGTPFQEVAKACSDKDTSRLETQFVNYARAVKTIINAIEKSDNHGGNR is encoded by the coding sequence ATGAAAAACATAGTAGATCCTGTTGAATACTCAAAAACCGCTGTAGAGCCCTACAAGTCGCTCTACGGTGAAGACCTTATCTCTGTTATTCTGTATGGAAGTGCTGCAGGGGGCGATTTTGACCCTAAAAAGTCCGATATAAACCTATTAATCGTTCTCAGTTCAATGGATGTGGAACTTGTGGCGAAATCATCTGATCTGCAGGCCAAATTGCTGCGTCAAAGATTTAGTACTCCCTTTATCATGGATAAAGAGTATATCACTAATTCACTTGACTCCTACCCCATTGAATTTCTCGATATGAAGGGTTGTTACCGTGTGATTTACGGTGAAGATGTTCTGGAGACGGTTTCACCTCAAAAGGAACATTTGCGCATTCAGGTGGAACGAGAGCTTAAAGGTAAGTGGCTTCATCTGTTACAGGAGTTCCCGTATGCCAGAAAAAACGGGAAAAGCCTTCTACAATTAACATCACTGTCTCTTAAAGCCTATGCACCGATTTTCCGTGGACTGCTGATGCTTAAAGGGGAAAAAGTTCCATTTAACAGAAATGAGCTGTTTAAAGCTATAGAATCTGCATATGAAATTTCAGGCACGCCTTTTCAGGAGGTTGCCAAAGCTTGTTCAGACAAAGATACGTCTCGGTTAGAGACACAGTTTGTAAACTATGCAAGAGCAGTTAAAACGATAATTAATGCCATTGAAAAGTCAGATAATCATGGAGGAAATAGATGA
- a CDS encoding TPM domain-containing protein: protein MKLLFTKTILLLLFSVTLLFASQYPSRPSGAVGDYARVLDHSTTTAISRISQALWEQADFALVVATVPSIGDNNIDEYAPALYERWGIGSKGSDEGVLILLSLDPRRVRIEVGYGAEGYLNDARTGRMLDHYGVPQFSESNYGAGFLALAIEIAKVVEEEKQINLSLPTRGHIRSSHSQEDVELSPFSIILFLILLIIMVSTPFGRSLLFFMIMSGMLGGRRGGYGSRGGFGGGFGGGFGGGLSGGGGSSRSF, encoded by the coding sequence ATGAAACTACTTTTCACCAAAACAATTCTCCTGCTTCTTTTTTCAGTAACACTTTTGTTTGCCTCCCAATACCCTTCACGCCCATCCGGAGCAGTGGGAGATTACGCACGGGTTCTTGATCATTCCACGACTACTGCTATCTCCAGAATCAGCCAGGCTCTATGGGAACAGGCCGATTTTGCACTGGTGGTTGCCACGGTCCCATCAATTGGAGATAACAACATTGATGAGTATGCACCTGCTTTGTATGAAAGATGGGGAATCGGCTCAAAAGGCAGCGATGAGGGGGTTTTAATCCTGCTGTCACTCGATCCCAGAAGAGTGCGAATCGAAGTTGGGTATGGTGCTGAAGGGTACCTCAATGATGCCAGAACGGGTAGGATGCTCGACCATTATGGAGTCCCACAGTTTTCAGAAAGTAACTATGGAGCAGGGTTTTTAGCCTTAGCAATTGAGATCGCGAAGGTTGTTGAAGAAGAAAAACAGATAAACCTATCCCTTCCAACCCGGGGACATATTCGCAGCAGTCACTCACAAGAAGACGTTGAACTATCTCCATTTTCAATCATACTGTTTCTTATTCTTCTTATCATTATGGTGAGTACTCCATTTGGTCGTTCGCTTCTGTTCTTTATGATTATGAGCGGGATGCTTGGTGGCAGAAGAGGAGGCTATGGAAGCCGGGGCGGTTTCGGCGGCGGTTTTGGTGGAGGTTTCGGTGGCGGCTTAAGCGGTGGAGGCGGTTCGTCCCGTTCATTTTAA
- a CDS encoding fused MFS/spermidine synthase, whose product MLLYSLLLFSSLAGFMVELVWIRRLSAVFGNRYDSVPVIFAALFIGFAAGSYFSLKRRKSVFQALKTFAGLNIVALLGLIAAYLLFNWQLPFAFFYNLSLTYHPFLFRLFQFLSILVLLLPWSFCYGCSMPLLSFVICSGKRKKSAVFNYFLYSLSGVGGLLWGGFVLIPALGIRITLAISCILHAVIAITCYVYLKSSRGTSHKTSKQLSSLKKTAPVYLILAFISGFCSIGFELMLMRSFALIDNNSFYSFTILLSFIVFSFSVGALLISVAPGKVTEKRFVVPVLLSVIALLLLIVPALFVRSTDGILPLRNSSSWFEYFSNILGVSLFTVIVPSCFIGMLLPILIKKASGDRGENVGTLITANIVGVIVASVFFGLFHGTVLSLWQSIRVIGLMYSIGAIIYAVIHKQKQCMIVTSGIAVVVIVVTASGNVPLVWKNVALRGMDVIEVKEVGGETVSLVAGGNVNHILVNNQYSIGSNHNIDYKKRQAVLPMSIHPNPQSVCFIGMGTGITAGASLLFNPQRVVVCEISPGVISFAKKYYSTLVNGLFDDKRVNIIFDDGRTYLSYTVEQFDLIISELFIPWQSGTSLLYTTDFYSRVANKLNDGGVFVQWLPLYQMTEHDFGIIARTLSSQFKQVTVWRLNHSVQEPAIALICSEKKIAVTEGQVIAPDIASILGLPPNRKNVTGELQRFYLGSIEEEDWKEYPLNTDDKLPIEYVSPKTHIMDQDKILVGERYRELLGIVDSR is encoded by the coding sequence ATGCTGCTCTATTCTTTACTCCTTTTTAGCTCGCTTGCCGGTTTTATGGTCGAACTGGTTTGGATAAGGAGGCTTTCTGCTGTATTTGGAAATCGATATGATTCGGTTCCGGTTATATTCGCTGCGCTTTTTATAGGATTTGCTGCGGGTTCCTATTTTTCTCTTAAACGCAGAAAGAGTGTTTTCCAAGCGCTAAAAACCTTTGCAGGCCTTAATATAGTAGCACTTTTAGGTCTGATAGCAGCCTATCTGCTCTTTAACTGGCAGCTCCCTTTTGCCTTTTTTTACAATCTTTCGCTTACTTACCATCCGTTCCTTTTCAGGTTATTTCAGTTTCTGTCGATACTTGTGCTGCTTCTGCCCTGGTCTTTTTGTTATGGCTGTTCTATGCCGTTATTATCATTTGTTATATGCTCAGGGAAGAGAAAAAAAAGTGCGGTATTCAACTACTTTTTATATTCATTAAGTGGGGTTGGGGGGCTGCTGTGGGGTGGATTCGTTTTGATACCTGCGCTGGGGATACGGATAACACTTGCGATATCCTGTATCCTTCACGCCGTGATTGCCATAACCTGTTATGTTTATCTTAAAAGTAGCAGGGGTACTTCTCATAAGACCTCTAAGCAGCTATCCTCGCTTAAAAAAACTGCACCGGTGTATCTGATTCTTGCTTTTATATCCGGCTTTTGCAGTATTGGGTTTGAGCTGATGCTTATGCGGTCATTTGCACTGATCGATAATAACTCTTTTTATTCTTTTACGATTCTTCTAAGCTTTATTGTGTTTTCCTTTTCTGTTGGTGCGCTTTTGATCTCTGTTGCTCCTGGCAAGGTTACAGAGAAAAGGTTTGTAGTGCCTGTGCTGCTTTCTGTGATTGCTCTGCTGTTACTAATCGTGCCTGCACTTTTTGTCCGGAGCACCGATGGTATTCTTCCGCTCAGAAACAGCAGCTCCTGGTTTGAATACTTTTCTAACATCCTTGGGGTATCATTATTTACGGTGATTGTGCCATCTTGTTTTATCGGAATGCTTTTGCCGATACTTATAAAAAAAGCATCAGGTGACAGAGGTGAAAATGTCGGGACACTTATCACCGCGAATATTGTGGGTGTAATAGTCGCTTCGGTTTTCTTTGGGCTGTTTCATGGTACAGTACTTTCTTTGTGGCAAAGTATCCGGGTTATTGGGTTAATGTATAGTATTGGTGCAATTATTTATGCTGTGATACACAAGCAAAAACAGTGTATGATAGTTACTTCGGGTATAGCTGTGGTGGTGATAGTTGTTACAGCAAGTGGAAATGTACCGCTGGTGTGGAAAAATGTGGCACTTCGTGGCATGGATGTAATAGAGGTAAAGGAGGTGGGCGGTGAAACGGTTTCACTGGTAGCGGGTGGGAATGTTAATCATATTCTGGTAAATAATCAGTACTCCATTGGAAGTAACCATAACATAGACTACAAAAAACGTCAGGCTGTATTGCCCATGAGTATTCACCCCAACCCTCAAAGTGTTTGCTTCATTGGTATGGGTACAGGGATAACAGCGGGTGCATCACTGCTGTTTAATCCTCAAAGAGTCGTGGTGTGTGAAATTTCACCGGGAGTTATATCTTTTGCAAAGAAGTATTATAGTACTCTGGTAAATGGTCTTTTTGATGATAAGCGGGTTAATATAATTTTTGATGATGGCAGAACCTATCTGTCTTATACCGTGGAACAGTTTGATCTGATCATTAGTGAACTGTTTATTCCCTGGCAAAGTGGTACTTCTTTACTTTACACAACCGATTTTTATTCCAGGGTTGCTAATAAGCTCAATGATGGGGGAGTGTTTGTTCAGTGGTTGCCTCTGTACCAAATGACAGAGCATGACTTTGGAATCATTGCCAGGACTTTAAGCTCACAATTTAAACAGGTGACCGTTTGGCGGCTCAATCATAGCGTTCAGGAACCGGCAATAGCTCTTATATGTTCTGAAAAGAAGATCGCCGTTACAGAAGGTCAGGTGATTGCTCCAGATATCGCTTCTATTTTAGGGTTACCACCTAACCGAAAGAACGTTACGGGAGAACTGCAAAGGTTTTATTTGGGTTCCATTGAAGAAGAGGACTGGAAAGAGTATCCGTTAAATACTGATGATAAGCTGCCAATAGAGTACGTTTCTCCTAAAACTCACATAATGGACCAGGATAAAATACTGGTTGGTGAACGGTATAGGGAGCTTTTGGGGATAGTGGATAGTAGATAG
- a CDS encoding Rpn family recombination-promoting nuclease/putative transposase codes for MDTPKNNPLKNPHNAFFRETFSRITTARPFIDTYAPKQIRSQLDLSTLAIQKDSFVDKEFKAHYSDILYSVKLKGKSAFIYMLFEHKSYSDPWTGFQLLRNMVKIWEQYRNQHKKKKKLPIIVPMVIYHGAKEWEVTTSMTHLFEDIENTRDYIPEFKNEVYDISHIPDEEIRGEILLRVNFLILKYSRSPELYDKLNGILLLLLKLRDIKTKTEYFEILFRYLSAVVDAEDTEHLNREFNEIAQIGGVTMPTIAEKWFLDGKAEGKLEGKREGVIEGQIKTKIETAEKMIAMGMSDEQIEKITALGIEKIKELRAKKKSN; via the coding sequence ATGGATACCCCAAAGAATAATCCCCTCAAAAATCCTCACAACGCTTTTTTCCGGGAAACATTTTCCAGGATTACCACCGCACGACCGTTTATTGATACCTATGCCCCAAAACAGATCCGCTCACAACTGGACCTTAGCACTTTGGCCATACAAAAAGACTCTTTTGTCGATAAAGAGTTCAAGGCGCATTATTCCGACATCCTTTATAGCGTTAAACTCAAAGGAAAGTCGGCATTTATCTATATGCTGTTTGAGCATAAGAGCTACAGTGATCCCTGGACCGGCTTTCAGCTTCTGCGCAATATGGTAAAAATCTGGGAGCAGTACAGAAATCAGCACAAAAAGAAAAAAAAGCTGCCAATAATAGTGCCGATGGTGATCTACCATGGTGCTAAGGAATGGGAGGTTACTACCTCCATGACACATCTTTTTGAAGATATCGAAAATACGAGGGATTATATCCCCGAATTTAAAAATGAAGTGTATGATATATCACATATTCCCGATGAAGAGATCAGGGGCGAGATACTGCTTAGGGTGAACTTTCTGATACTGAAGTATTCCAGGTCCCCTGAGCTGTACGATAAACTTAATGGCATACTTTTATTACTGTTAAAACTCAGGGACATAAAAACAAAGACTGAGTACTTTGAGATTCTTTTTCGCTATCTCTCTGCGGTGGTAGATGCCGAGGACACCGAACACTTAAATCGGGAATTCAATGAAATTGCACAGATTGGAGGAGTGACAATGCCTACAATAGCTGAAAAATGGTTTCTGGATGGTAAGGCTGAAGGGAAGCTTGAGGGGAAACGTGAAGGGGTAATTGAAGGACAAATTAAAACAAAGATTGAAACAGCAGAAAAAATGATTGCAATGGGAATGAGTGATGAGCAGATTGAAAAGATAACAGCGTTGGGTATTGAGAAGATCAAGGAATTAAGGGCAAAGAAAAAGAGTAACTAG
- a CDS encoding endonuclease/exonuclease/phosphatase family protein — MVSSILKRWIKFSAINKAALICGVPVPEKGDRNDTFSVLNWNIFKQNRTSFLGDMRTLVQCLNPDFMVFQEALLTPPLIAMLEKELFLSWASSPNIYARNHKTHSGVLTASKYKPHSERALISASTEPFLNTPKSMLFSTYKLWPSGPVLLVVNVHALNFKLGLEDYKKQLKQVFTIVAQHGGPIIVSGDFNSWSRKRTDSLLGLARDAGMSRVEFENMRFGRFPISGKAIDHIFYSGASLAPLEGSARCLDHIQSSDHFPMVVKFGVFPGTQRRGEGRRGERER; from the coding sequence ATGGTGTCTTCAATCTTAAAAAGATGGATAAAATTTTCGGCTATCAATAAAGCAGCGCTTATATGCGGAGTTCCAGTACCAGAAAAAGGTGATCGAAATGACACTTTTTCTGTTCTTAACTGGAATATTTTCAAACAAAACCGCACCTCCTTTTTAGGTGATATGCGCACCCTTGTCCAATGCCTCAACCCCGACTTCATGGTGTTTCAGGAAGCACTGCTTACGCCGCCATTAATAGCGATGCTTGAAAAGGAGCTTTTTTTAAGCTGGGCCTCATCCCCAAATATCTATGCCCGAAACCACAAGACCCACTCGGGCGTTCTTACCGCTTCTAAGTATAAGCCCCACAGTGAACGTGCCCTCATCTCAGCATCAACTGAACCCTTTTTAAACACCCCTAAGTCGATGCTGTTTTCAACCTATAAACTGTGGCCATCAGGACCGGTTTTGCTGGTGGTGAATGTTCACGCACTTAACTTTAAACTTGGGTTAGAGGATTATAAGAAACAACTTAAACAGGTATTTACCATCGTTGCCCAGCATGGTGGACCGATCATCGTAAGCGGTGACTTTAACTCCTGGAGCCGAAAGCGCACCGATTCTCTTCTGGGCCTGGCAAGGGATGCAGGGATGAGCCGGGTTGAGTTTGAAAATATGCGTTTTGGGAGGTTTCCCATATCGGGTAAGGCTATCGATCATATTTTTTATTCCGGTGCTTCACTTGCGCCCCTGGAGGGTTCAGCGCGTTGTCTTGACCATATACAATCTTCGGACCATTTCCCTATGGTAGTGAAGTTTGGGGTTTTCCCTGGGACGCAGAGGCGCGGCGAGGGAAGGAGAGGGGAAAGGGAGAGGTGA
- a CDS encoding DUF2945 domain-containing protein has protein sequence MGKKKIRKGEHVEWDTPRGKTEGDVQEKVTSRTRIKKHTVAASEQDPQYKVKSSKTGKEAIHHPEELRRKNQGGGGGKKRK, from the coding sequence GTGGGTAAAAAAAAAATTAGAAAAGGGGAGCATGTTGAATGGGATACACCGCGGGGAAAAACCGAAGGTGATGTGCAGGAGAAGGTGACCTCCCGAACACGCATAAAAAAGCATACGGTTGCTGCTTCAGAGCAAGATCCTCAATATAAGGTTAAAAGCAGCAAAACAGGAAAAGAGGCAATCCACCACCCAGAAGAACTTCGAAGGAAAAATCAGGGGGGAGGAGGTGGAAAAAAGCGCAAGTGA